The genomic stretch TAGATATCTAGAATTCAGGATGTGCCAGAAATGGGGCACCGCATGAAACTGTACATGTGTACTCAGACAAGCAACTCGCCCTGACCTTTCTCACTCCAGATACAGCAGCTTTCTCCAGTAGGTCAATTGCTACGAGTGTGTTTTCAGTGTGCTgctgctgccccctactgtgCAAGAGGTGCATGGCATAGCGGTATTGGGCCTGGCTGTGCCCCCCTGCTGCTGCTTGTCTGTAGAACTCAACGGCCTGTGGAAAAGTATGAGGGGAAAGAGAATGTAAAGCGGGGAAGAGGGCGCAATTCCTGGATATCGCAATGCATTACAGATAAAGGAAACCAGGCAAATGGAAACGGATATGCATGTCCATTATTTACAGTCCAGTCGTGATCTTAGTGAGACTTCGGCATCTAGCAGGTGTGAGAGCAGCGGTTCCTACCATTTCCAGGTTTCTGCTGACCCCTTGACCTTTCTCGTAGCAGACGCCAGTGTTGAACTGGGCCTTGCTGTAGCCATGCTTGGTGGCGGCCAGAAAGCACAAGAAAGCGGCTTGGCTGTCCCCCTTTATTGCGCTCTCTATGCCTGTGCACCATGGTACAAAAGTACAGAAATAACACTTAAACTTGTGCACATTTATAGCCCTTTAAGTATAGAATAGCTACACGCTATGAATGGCTCAACATTCCTCTTTTTCATGTTCAGTCTGAACCTACGTACACTGCATGAATAGTGACCTAGAGAGCTTAGGGCACTTTTTCACGGCACCAAGTGAAACTTTCTCGAAgaaccaaaagtacagtacttcaagttgttggttttccactggcctAAAAACTGGTTGACATCACAAAGCGTGccagggtattttgtactgaatacaaaaaaatggctgtagtgtATTATCGGGCTGGATGATGTGCGacattaataccaacatcgcatgttacgCACATACAGTTCTTACATCACTAgtaagctagattaagatcaggctttttcttactttcaattctgcATGAACATTATAGCGCAGAGTATAAGATtagctaaaacatttttactctattatagaaaaaaaaccatagctagctttgcaattttaattattattccttttatagattatctaatatatgtttaaaaatcagtttaaagtttacctctactacttttgcatgagcgctgtACTCGTTttctgagacaatcataatcattttcatccttgtaGTTTGAATCACTCTTAGACGGGTTTGTGAAAAATTAATGAACTTCTTTTTGCTTTATTACGGAGCCTCTAATGGGACATAGGtgattaatatatatatatttttttaattcctgtTCGTTGTTATGCTTATTTTGAAATTGGGCCTGAAGAAGGTAAACTGTTTTAATAGTGAAAAGTGATTACATCAGTATGTGACACACACTTATGCTACAAATACTGGTGTGTTACCAATGATGTTCAGGATAACAGGGACGCTGGATTCGGCCACGTGTCTCAGATTGTCTGCAGCACCTGCGAGCTCCTCGTCCAGTGCAGGGTACTCCTGAGGAGAAAAGGGGTGAACGGCATAAGCCCGATGGCACCTCCATGGGGAGCAGGAAGCTGCATTCTTGCGGGAACCTCACCTTCTGGCCCTCGTGTAGATGATTTTCTGTAGCAGTTTCTTGATGAGCGCTTTCCACTGAAGAAAGGGATTCATCTGCAAAGACATTGAAAGTGAGGCCTCTGTTGTCATGACAGAAAAACCATGGCGTAGGTACTGGtagcgtgtggctcagcgggctaagcCTCAGTGCTTGTGATCGGAAAGTTGCTGGTTGCTGGCAAAATAGtcatgtctgcaggtccttgagcaaggcccttaacccccctctgctacaggtggctgctcTTTGCTGGCAAGTGTAATCTCATCTACATAAGTGTCTATaggtcatggagagcaagatgggattaggtgaaaagagaatttccccatggggatcagtaaagcatcattattattattgaagtAGTAAGAGCGTGTGCCCATTCATATGGTGATGTATGTTTTCTGCTGAGGATTTTCAAACACTGTTGTGTTTATGTGTCTCCATTTTAACTGCTGACCAGCAGTCATATATGAGTAGGACTTTTGCTTGGGTATGAGGCATAGAGACCACACAGTTAGCTTGAATTACAGGATAACAATGAGCACTAACCTGATTGGGAGTCACTGCTCTGGGACGCACCCACTGAATCGTAGAAGGTGGAGTTTTCTGGCATCGGGGGGGTGTGACTTGCCCCAGTGCCACTTCCCTTGTCCTCCAGGCTAGACCTCAGGCAGTTGACGCTCACGCCCCTTGGGAGGACATCCCGGCGAGACACTACATATGGACACGACCACAAGGACTCAATACCCAGATTTGACCCCAAATGTGAGCTCTCTTCTCTTCCCAGGAgatgaataatgaataaattTGTTTCCAGTGTGTACTGTAGATGTTTTAGAGAAGAGAACATGAAGTGCTGGGGTGTTCTAGCTTGTCATACACAAACCTTAATTCAGAGCTCTTAATTTAGTTCTAAACTAACACTGACTGTCCAAAACATTAGTTTTGGTGGATCTCCTAACAATTAATCTGCATTGACATTCTTATAGAAATAACAAGGCTTCTTAACCCTGGGTTCTACAGAATTCCCAACTCATGTTGACAGGCATTATGTTCAGATATTAGCTTTGAATCACTTAAAAGAAGTTCCTTATGTACAACTGGTGAATCCAATCCCTAACATCAGGTCATTCAGGGTGGTAGACTAGACTGAAACAACACATGTTCAGCGCATATTAACAAACTCACAAATCTCCAGCAGCACACGATAACCACACTTCTTCAGTGATCCTGCCTCCCTGTATGTTCCGACTCCAGATCCAGGACTAGCTTCGTTCACAGCGAACTGTGAGTGGATCTTCCTGCAGATCTGCATGAGAAGCACGGCAGCTGTGCCCTGCAAAAAGAGGGCCTTCATCACAATTATCAACatcctcctcctcgtcctctCCACCTAGCAGcgtataccagtgtttcccaacccagtgcTTGGGGACCCCccaacagtccacatttttgctccctcccagttgagaggcagcaaaaacatgaactgtctacaggtccccgaggactgggctgggaaacaccGGTGTAAACAAATGCCAAAAATAACACCACCATCATTCCTTATCAAAGCCTTATCAAAGCGTGCAGGAGGAAGAATGACAGAAATAGTGAGCGCCTGAACGCAGCGATATAAGAGCCTCTGCTTATGTTATGCAGGGTTCTGTCAAATAGGTGGCGCCACTTACCCAGCCCATTGCATCCAGGGCCGTGTAGCGCGGCAGTCCACTGCTGCAGAACTTGAAGGTTTTCTTCTTCTGCTTCTTCCTCCCATTCTCCTCTTTCTGTGAGCTGAATTGTTtaaaacagcaacaacaaaggTGTCAATTCTATTACAGGGACCGCAAAACATCTTTTATTAAAGCAAGCTCCGTCACTTGCATGAATTGAATATCAGCATTGCATTTCTGttatattcacatttattttaagGTCTTTTTTTAATGACTTGTTGGCTCGGTTCACTGAGGATTACACACCTGTGTGTCCATCAGCGAATGCACAACTCTGCTATTAATCCAGTGACCGACATTGCTTGTTCGCCTCCTTCGAGCAGCCCATACTagattatttataaataaccTTGGCCTTGCTGGTATCTAGAATGATGAAACAGGTGGTCAAGGGGCTGGGCATTACCCGCTGTCAGAGGGGTGCAGGCCAGTGGACAGCGCTGTGGAGGTGCTGAGCACCTCATCTTCCACATGATGACCTTGGGAGAGCCGGAGGGGGGTGTTGCCATGGTAACGACCCAGGACTAGAGATGTATGGACAAGAAGAGGTTAGTGTCACACCTCCCTTCAGCAGTGCCTCTTAACCTGCACCCCCTCTAGGCGTTTCCAAGGATGAGGACGGTCATTACCAGCTCACTTCACAGACTCCCCATTTCAATATGTTTAAGCACCTCTGCAGGTATATGAGCTAAGCCCCACCATGTAAATTCACAACCTTCTGATATGAATCCAAATGATTATGCCCACATTTAGCTATAAGGACTTGGCATTCAGGGAAATAAGCTAAAATGATTAGGCTGTCATTTTTTGGCCAAAAGTTTAGGGACATAAATGATTAACTTTTCACTTTTTAAGTAACAACTTTTAAACTAGTTTAAACTGCCCGCGTCAGCGCTTGGTAGCTTCGCGGTTTACACACCAGTTTTGTGCTGGTTTGGTAATATTGTCGCGGGTTAAAAAGAACAGACTGCAGTTGGGGTTATTTTGGCCTGGTTCGAAAATAGACAGCAGGTGTCCTTTTAAACCAGAAAGATAAAAATTATCAAACAAAATTGATATGACACCCGTTCCGTACCATCAACACATTATGGGTAGGTTTCAAGCCATATCGTGGATTTCGAAACTACTTGGGTGCATTGTTTTGTCTGGACCTGTCGGGAATTGCTAAATAGGTCTGTACAGACAAGTTACCGGCGGCGCCACCTTAGCAATGTCAACTAAATTATGCTAAAATCGCAATTACGAGTCGACTACTAATACACTCCCCAACTTAATAAACATGTTgcaaataaatactgtatatattactgtatataaatactatataaagtcataaattgtaataaatacTGTATAAACTAGCAGCACATAATTAGAGATTGCGTCAGTAAAACGTTTGCAGCAATAACAAATCTTACCTCTTCCCACGAATCCATGTAATCTCCACATGGCGTACTCTTTATAGTATCTGTTTAGAGTGTTCGCGATCCTGTACGTTTTTCATTCGAAGAACATTAAATGACATTGTAGACCAGCGATGCGCCGCCAACCTATAGTGCTCGATGGCGTGATGCACACGCATGCTGGCTGGGTTCCGCCTCGTGCTGCAATCACGAGACCGCAGAGGGGCGGGGCTAAACTCGAGCTGCAACGAATGGCGCCTTCCCGTCTCGTGGAGTACAGCGCGCGCGCCACCGTCTTATAAATGTGAACGCAGAACCTGCTGTAGTCAAGTATCAAACTTAACAGTGTTCAACCATGGgcaatattatataaataactCTATAAACGTTGGTGCATCATGTTTTTAATAGGAAACACGAAGGTAGCATTTAAATTGGACTAATAATTAGATACTGATAATTTTATAACAATCAAATCGTTCCATTGACTGACTTTTGTCAGATTTTTCTCTTCTGGTATTTGTTCCGTAATCTGAATATTCGACTGCAATTGACGAGGCGTTTTCCTCTCGAGAACGAAAGACTAGAGTCAGGGGAAAAACTTCACACTGTAAGGATGTGTTTACTTATTCAGAAAAGAGTTACCCAAATTAGAATTTGACATGACTGGTGTAAAGGTCTGCATTGGTTTAAAATAGTCACTTAAATACCAATTCTTAAACAGTCTTATTAATTTAAAACTaagatattattttaattgctttaataaattattctgtaattaagattattttaaatgtattcctTTGGTGGGATTAAGAAATATGGAATAACTAAATAAATGGACGCAAACCTTTTGtgaatttttataaaaaaactTTCAGTATCTATTTGCTATGGAAGAAATTGCGTCAGAGAGAAAGCAAGACAAACTGACAACAACATGGCCCGATGGTGGGAAGGGGAGGTGTGCAGCTCAGCGGGTTATGGTGCTGTGCCTGTGGTTGGAAGGTTATTGGTTCAAATTCCAGCGTCCACAGAGTGATGTCGTCGTTGGGTTCTTCAGCAAGGCTGTTAATCTCCAGTTGTACCAGAGATTCCTGACCAACATTTGGCTAAATGGGTCTGATAAATAACtaaaaaatactgaaatattaATTGCTGGAATTGAAaggtattatttttattttagttgcAGAGCTTTATTACCGCCAGGGGGCAGGCTAtagcaagaaaaaaatgtaGAAACGCATCTTTTACACCGGATCAGTAATTTGCATGTTTATTGCGAATGCGAGCTATCTGATTAATTTTCCCGGTACTCTTTGTCTTTTGCTGTGAATGCCTCTTAGCGCTTTTCGCAGAAgttaaaaagtgtttttgttaaaaGAACGAAGAGGACCCCAAAATGCCTTTATCTTATTCACTTTCCAACTTGTGCAAGAATTCATTCTTATGAGTGATATTGTTGGCTATTATCTTTTAACTTTGGATGTATATGGCTGCAAAGCTCACTTAAATACTTTTCAGACacattaaacttaaaaaaagaatataGCTGCCCTGAGCAGTTTGGGGAGGCTACCTAGCTGTCTCCAAGTTACGATCATTACCGTAagcacacacacgtgtgtgtgtctatatatgaaattatacataattatctatctatctatctatctatctatctatctatctatctatctatctatctatctatctatctatctatctttatttatttattgattgattgattgattgatcgaTCGATCAATCAGTTCAGACTTGGTAATCCACCagaagctaagcaggtttgggcctggccagtacttagATGGGAGGCAGACTAGGAAagtgggttgctgctggaaggtGTTGGTGTGGCAAACAGGTTGGCCCATCcggtggtctgtgtggatcccagtgcagtggtGGGGACTCTGTGCTGTAAGAATGCTGCTGTTCTTCGAATTAGAATTATGACTCACGTCTTAAGTCTTAAacgatccctgggcatctttcgaaGGAGTAGGGGTTGGTACCCtaatgtcctggctaaaattgcccactgtgccCCTTTCAagtctggcctcctaatcattcCCTATATAtaattggtgaattctctcctgccccttcaccaccttagctactgtgtggtaagtgtactggtgcagaatggctgtcatcacatcatccaggtgggggctacacagtggtggtagTTGGAGTGGCTCCCCACTGCTTCTGcaaagtgctttgggtgtcttgaaaagcgctatataaatgcgaCATTCATTTGTGGAAGTACTCAACTTTGGCTTGCTTGTAACAGATGCATTGTTTGAGGTAGACAACATATATCTGTAGTTTAGAACAGTGGAATCCAATCATACATGTACAATTGAGCTTTTCTTGGTTCTGTAGATTTTTGTATGACTTCAAATAAGTAGCGGCTAGTGTTTTAGTAAGGCCACTGTTTACGATTAATAATACGGTAAAAATATCAAAAAGGGCAGATGTATTGAGAGACATATAATACAACTTAAAATttatattgaaaaaaatctgatgGCTCCAACATTAGCACATCATTTACAAAAGATGATACTTTTTATtgacaaaatttaaaaatgtaatgagCATGTAGGTGTATATTATGATTGGTAAATGTATGGCTGACATTATAATAGAGTATTAAGGCCCCAAAAACCACTGCATATTTAGGTCTCTTGCAGTTTTTAATGCTTAAGTTAGCCCCTTATAGTTCAGCTATCTATGATATTCCTTTATGGTGGGCTACATGAGCTTTTTTATGGTTACATGTGCTTATCAAGACTGTGCTAGCCCTATGGCATTGTTATAGCACAGATACTCTCCTCTGACCTTGTCAGCCCGGATGCCAGTTGTGTCTTTGAACAGTGGAATGGAGGAGTTGTATGGTTGTTGCCGTGAATACAGATACATGTGAAGAGATTCTGTTGTATAAAAGGTGCTGACACAAGGGAAGCAATTAACTGGACGCTCATCACATGAAGCCAAATTCGTGGCATCATATTCTTCATATTTTTCTCCCCGCTGTTAACCTCCTTCACCTGTAACTATTGATGCCTCTATTATCCAATATTTCATTCTGTCCGAATCAGTGATATtatagttttaatttttaaaatttagtttctgtttttaaatcattttatattttcatttgaaatccagtttagtttTCAGTGGGGTTTTAttagcttttattttgaagatatatatctatttattttatttatattttgcttATAATTTaggttttattaattttatttctagggatagATTCAGGGTTGTAGAGCTATTTTATCTGTAGAGAATCCTGCATGAATACTGCATATTACGTACTAATGTACTCAAAATGGGCAAAACATGTTCCAGGTATTATTCATGGCGAACAAGTAACACTGTAAGgtaccagtaaaaaaaaaaaaaaactagctaagTAGTTTCTAAAAACCGGAAGGGAAAGtatttgatgttttattttattttattttgtttcagttAGTTTCGGAAgcaatatttatagtttttatttatttgtagctgtaaagttttatttttatatcttattgtatttcagtttatgaaaACGTTCTTATGGATGTAGTTCTCGTTAATGATAATAACCCCGGTCACAATCCGTTATGTTTCCCTTGATCTCTTTCTGATCCCTTTTCTGTTGTATTTCTATACACGATACTGTTTCCTTTCTACAGTATCCACAAAACTAAGTTCTAGCTAAGTCCTCTGTTCTGCTCTCTGCTAGGCCTTTCCACGGTCCTGCCGCAGAGCAGATAGCAGAATGCAGGCCTCACTACTGCAGAATTCTGCTGTTTGATCTCCCTGCATCAAACATATCGCTCTTACTCAAACTGAAGTCTGCTGTTCTCCTGCTATTGACTCCCCCACTCCTCACACAACCCTCCGCACCACTCTGTCGGCTTGAACATACCACATTTTTACCTTTTGCTCCCATAGTGTTTGCTTCTCGGTGTATTTCAATGTCATGTTCAGTCAAGGTTGAATACAGAGTTTGATGTATTCTAGGTCATCTTAAATGTGCATTTCTTGCATATTTTACTATCACCGTAGCAGCAAGTTCCAAAAGCCCACATAACACATAGCACAGGTAATGTGTGGGAAGTATCCTTTTTAACCAGTAATCTTAGATTTTGCGGTTGAAGAAATTGCAACCATAACAAATCCCTTCTGCTAAAATTGAAGAAGTTGTTGTTGATATGCTTCCGTGCTCAGTTGATCCTTCTCCCAAGACTCATTGTAGTATTGATTcaatatagttttcattttacgTCTTCCACGGATTCTGCTGCAATGTTACTGCTGCATAAGTCTCCAAGGATGTATATAACGGTCAAAAAACACTTATAAATTTACTTATAAAACTCATATCATGTGAAAATTAGAACAAAAGGGTGACTTCTCCCAGCAAGCACATTctcttttcattattttttgtcTATTCAAAAGCACTAAAGAGTAATGGTTCGCCTAACTCACCTCCGACACCTTGTCTCAACCTGATTGTAGTGCCTTTCCAACTCGTTTTATTGTGCTTGTGTTTTGGTTGAGTGATTTTGTCTGTGACAAAGCCAGATGATTAATAAATGCAATTGATTGGGCTTTCTGCTGCCAACGCTAGTATTCAAATATACCTACATACATGTGTAGTCAGCTGAGGTAGTTTGGCCATCTTGCCAGCTTTAATGGAAGCACCCAGGTGGACACagtggagagattatatctcccCCCCCACTTGAGAatgcctagggcccccagaatGAACTGGAGTCTGTGGTCTTATAAATGACCTCCTCAGCATGATGTGTCAGCTCATACTATCAAAGGCAAAGTGTTGTGAACCTGAAGTAAAATATCCTCAATGTcaaaagtataaatattttctgtaataTATAAACCACAGCATTTGAACAGTCTttgccatttttgtttttatgttacTCAGATGCTGTCTACTTGTCAGTATGTTGAGTCAGTCCTGCTGTCTATGACACATAGGACAGGATCTGGAGTAGAGAGCCAGGCTGTTTCACCAGCTACAGCAAAGTGAAGTAAATGACAGCATAGCCATCCCTGACCTGATGTGAGAGGAATCTCTTATAAAACTACatttccccccctttttttttggtACCTAATATAGTGGGGTTTTTATAGACATCTGTCCGGTAATTGAGGGTGAAAGAGGGTGAGTTGCTGAATAATCATTGCATTTTAATGGATGATTTCAGTGCAGTTTTTGAaagaatttaaaacaaataatcGGTTGGCAAAAAATGAGAAActttctttgtgttcttgggaaaaaaaaagttgtttaaatgtgacatttctAGACAGAGAAATGACATGTCGAACCTCTAGTGCTTTGGCCAGTTTTAACACTTTCCACCAGTCAATTTACCTGCCGGTACCTATTTCCAGCCAAAATTCTAGTTGTCTTTAATAATAACATTTCATTTTATGATGCTAGTGTGGACTTTTCAGTTGAAAGATGCCATCGGGCATTCCCGCCCCCCCCAGTTAGCAAAATTGGCCAAGGGGGACCTATTGGTAGGGTTGTAGACCCCCCCCACGGAATTTATTTCTGGATACGAGCTGGAAGCCACTAAAAAGTCCTGTTAATACCACGCCCCCTCCaagtctctgccccccccccccaccttcttgCCACTTTCCTTGTGATTAAAGACCCAGTATTCGGGCATCCGAAGGGTTTAATTATCTGCTGTTCTTTATTAGGATAATGAATCAGCAGGCAGGCCCATAACCGTGTAGATCTTGCCCGCTGTCCCTGACAGGCCATGTTTACAGGCAGATACTGGGAGCTAGCCCATTCCTTCTCCTAAGAGTCTCTAGGCAATGGGACAATAAAGCCAGAACTTTACGAGACATTATTGTGTTCCAGGTTTAAATAATGTGCTCCATATTTACCAGAACCTAGACTAAGCGTGCAAAAGAAAAAGACTTTGCAGGAGGGAGACAAGGCAGTTTGGAAGTTTGCTTTCGGGTATATTCTCTGATTCACTATATTCATGTTAAAATGAATTTTCATTTGCTTAGCATCTGTATCTGCTACACAGGAACACATCACAGTCAGTCCTTTTACTCATTTAGACGATAAGATATTTGTAGTGAAGCGATTCAACTTACAGACCTTGGTCATGTTGACAGGGTGAGACTCCAACCAAAACCTTTTTGGTTTCTATGTGCCTTACACAGTCATCTTTATgtgtaatacaataaaatatacaaTGTAAGCTAGTAAAGGATGAATAATTTGTTAGCTCACTGGAAATTTCTGGTGTGGACTGAGTGTTGCCGGCTGAATTTCACTGCAGTGCTTGGCAGCAGGTGACCAACTGTGAACTTGGCTTGCAACCAGTTGAAGTTTGAAAAACTGGGGGTAGATTTTGTGAGGGGTGTGTGTTTAGGAATGCTTAAGTTAAAAGTGAAATAAGAAATGGGGTAGCTAGCTGTGTTTCTCAGGAATAAGGCTTGCTAGTCAAATGAAACTGGATCAGCTAACTGGAAGGGCACTTAGCTTTTTGCAGTTCCTATTAAAGCTTTTATTTTACCAGTGGTCTGTTCACTGTTTGCTGCCTCATGGAGTAATTTTCACAtactccatcttgctctctatgAGAAACATTCCGATATATACAGGTGACAGCAAACCATAGGGTCAGAACACAAGCAGTTGGGTTTCAGGGCCTTTAATTAGGACCCAAGGATGAACCCACAACATTTGAGACCCAGGTACTGATCCCTAAACTGCGGAACTATACGCAGCCTCATAAGAAACGGACGACTTGGAAAACCATTCAGCTAGTCGATATTTCCATTTGGACGTTCATGTGTAACTAGACATTAATGTGGATCTGTGATCCGAAAGAGAAAATGAGAAAGGCGTTCCTAAATAATCCTCATCCTGGAATAGCGTCCTCCTCTGCTAAGATTATGACTTTCTCACTGCTTGCCTGCTCCTGAGCgattggtggttgctaggcgatGTTCACAAACAC from Paramormyrops kingsleyae isolate MSU_618 chromosome 10, PKINGS_0.4, whole genome shotgun sequence encodes the following:
- the dele1 gene encoding death ligand signal enhancer, which codes for MWRLHGFVGRVLGRYHGNTPLRLSQGHHVEDEVLSTSTALSTGLHPSDSGSQKEENGRKKQKKKTFKFCSSGLPRYTALDAMGWGTAAVLLMQICRKIHSQFAVNEASPGSGVGTYREAGSLKKCGYRVLLEILSRRDVLPRGVSVNCLRSSLEDKGSGTGASHTPPMPENSTFYDSVGASQSSDSQSDESLSSVESAHQETATENHLHEGQKEYPALDEELAGAADNLRHVAESSVPVILNIIGIESAIKGDSQAAFLCFLAATKHGYSKAQFNTGVCYEKGQGVSRNLEMAVEFYRQAAAGGHSQAQYRYAMHLLHSRGQQQHTENTLVAIDLLEKAAVSGVRKAQAYLGVLFTQEPTQDWQKAVHYLRMAAEHGDAVSQLYLGHCYREGLGVGRSLSTTLQMYRRAAEGGNPEARRILSAWRAGFVGVPENVFLRSTRSAPCFASADQLHFLLSAGFFSAAQDNPESGCSSRTLPHSCSMGSIHAWPLLSPLPELPQESGSSLVSTNTAPCGWTIGVG